TCACCAGCGACGAGGAGTACCGCGGCCAGCTGCTACGGAAGTTGAACGAACTGTAACCGCGTAACCGAACTGCTGCCGTCTCGCGTTTTTGACCGAGCCGTTCGTTGCCGCGCGATCGACCCAGGAGTCAGAACTGCGTCGTCTCGTCGCCCCCCTCGAGTCCCGTCTCCGTGATCCGGAACTGGACCGAGCCGCCGACGGACTTCGAGCGGTGCTTCTCGAGGGTTGCGCGGCGATTCCCACCGCGGAAGCGCTCGATCCGGATGACGGTCCCGGTCCAGTGCTCTAAGGTGTTGCCGCCGAGCGGGCGCGTTCGATCGGAGTCGGGATCGGCGAACACCTGGTTCGTGAGGACGACCGCGAGCTCGTGTTTGCGCGCGAGCGAGAGCAGGTGCGTGATCTGGCGGGCCACGCCGCGAAGCGCCTCGCCGTCGTCGCCCTCGCCGGTCCGCTCGAGGCGATAGAAGCCGGTTGCGCTGTCGAGGACGATCAGCGACGCCCGTTCGGCGAACTCCTCGGCGTCGCGGACGGCCTCCTCCTGTTCGCCGAAGTCGAGCGCGTCCTCGATAACGATCCGCGAGGCGACCGTCTCGAGGTCGTCCGTCTCCCCGCTCGATCCCGACCGTGCGCCGCGCTCGTCGACGCGCGCGTCGAGCAGTTGCTGGAACCGATCGACCGAGACGCCCTCGGTGTCGATGTAGACGGCGGTCTCTCCCGCGGCGGCCGTCTCGACCGCCGCCGAGAGCGCGAGATTCGTCTTGCCGGCGGCCGGCGGACCGTACAGCTGCGTGACAGTCCCGCGTTCGAACCCCCCGTCGAGTAACTCGTCGACCGGCGTACAGCCGGTCGGAATCGGCTCGTCGTTCACGGGTGGTATTGGCAGGTTACGAGCAAAAACCCCCCGAAATCAGTCGCGGTTCGATCGGGAATCGATTCGCGTACGTTTATTCGAGCCGGCGACGAAGGGCGTGGCGTGATCGTCGTCGCCACGTCAGATTTCGAGGTGTACCACGGCGTCGTCAACGAACTCCGCGACCGCGGATCCGCGTTTACGACCGTCGAACCCGGTGATCCGCTCCCGGACGAGACCACCGTCGTCGTCACCGGGACGGACCACGCCGACGACTTCGCGGGCGTGACGACCATCGTCGCCGACCCCGAACAGCCGCGACGCGCCGTCGACCAGGCTCTGACCGCCGTTCGTGGCGACGGCGGACGGACGATCATCGGCGTCGATCCGGGCCGAAAACCCGGTATCGCCGTCCTGGCGGGTGACATGGTCGTCGCCGCGTTCCAGGTGCCGCTGTCCGACGCCGTCGACGTCATCCAGCGCGAGACCGACGAGGCCCCCTCGCCGGTCGTCCGGATCGGCGACGGCTCTCGCCTCCAGAGCGCGACGCTCGTCAACGACCTCGAGGACGTCCGCGTCGAACTCGTCGACGAGACGGGGACGACACCCTACCTCGGAACGGGATCGAGGGGGATGGGCGACGTCCTCGCCGCGGTGAACATCGCCCGTCTCGAGGGCGAGGAGATCGACACGCGCGAGATCGAACCGACGGCGGGAGAACTCCAGATGATTAAAGATCGCGCGCGCGAGCAGAGCGAGACGAACCGTGCGATCGACGAGATGCTCGCGCGCCGCGTGGCCGCGGGCGAGTTGACGATCGACGAGGCACTCGCGGAGCACCGGGGCGACTCGAGCGAGGGCGACGATTCGGATGCGGACGGAAGCTAATCCTCCGCGTCTCAGTTCTTCCACTCACCCGGCTCCGCGCCGTATACCTCGCCCTTCGCCTGCCGGTCGCTCGGCCACTTCGCGATCGCGAGAAGGGCGAGGTAGAACACGGCTAGGAGTCCGACGACGACGACGCCGTGGATTCCCGGGAGCTCGGCCGCCTCGCTCCACTGCGCTTCGGGGGTGAACAGCGTGACCTTCGCGACCCACGCGACGCCGAGGACCGCGAACAGGAGCCCGTAGATGCGCCGAACCCGCCGGGACAGCGCCTCGCGTGCAGTCACCTTGAACGTCGGATGCCGGAGGTCGTTGCCCAGTTCCTCGCGCCACCGCGAGTGCTCGACGCCCGACGGCTCGAGTGCGTTCGCGAAGACGTTCTCCTGGAAGAAGCGGACGCGAGCGCGGTAGAGATCGTAGAACCGATACCGTCGGACCTCGTAGGAGAGGAAGATACACAGGATCACGATACCGACCAGCAGCAGGTATGCGGGCATGTCGGGGCTCGAGAACACCACGGACAGCAGCGCCGCGATGACCGTGATCGCCCAGTTCGTCGTCTGGTCGATCCGGTCCTGTGAGCTGGTCGCCTGACTGACCTCTCCCCGATAGTAGTGGGGAAGTGCGGAGAGAAGCGCCTCCGCGTCGTCCGCGATTTCGGCAGCGATCTCCTGGTCTTCCGGCTCCAGAGGACTATCGGTGTGTTCGGCGTCACTACTCATGCGTATACTATCGACGCGCACGGAGATAACCGCGCCAGCCGCACAGTCACTCGAACGGCGTCAGCCGCGCCGCGTGGACCTCTTTCCGGCCGT
This DNA window, taken from Natronococcus sp. CG52, encodes the following:
- the radB gene encoding DNA repair and recombination protein RadB — encoded protein: MNDEPIPTGCTPVDELLDGGFERGTVTQLYGPPAAGKTNLALSAAVETAAAGETAVYIDTEGVSVDRFQQLLDARVDERGARSGSSGETDDLETVASRIVIEDALDFGEQEEAVRDAEEFAERASLIVLDSATGFYRLERTGEGDDGEALRGVARQITHLLSLARKHELAVVLTNQVFADPDSDRTRPLGGNTLEHWTGTVIRIERFRGGNRRATLEKHRSKSVGGSVQFRITETGLEGGDETTQF
- a CDS encoding DUF2270 domain-containing protein, giving the protein MSSDAEHTDSPLEPEDQEIAAEIADDAEALLSALPHYYRGEVSQATSSQDRIDQTTNWAITVIAALLSVVFSSPDMPAYLLLVGIVILCIFLSYEVRRYRFYDLYRARVRFFQENVFANALEPSGVEHSRWREELGNDLRHPTFKVTAREALSRRVRRIYGLLFAVLGVAWVAKVTLFTPEAQWSEAAELPGIHGVVVVGLLAVFYLALLAIAKWPSDRQAKGEVYGAEPGEWKN